From the genome of Elusimicrobiota bacterium:
CCTGAATTCTATTGCAACCCAGCCGATAGCAAAAGAGACCCAGATACCTTTTGACCTTACTGACAAAATAATTATTCTCGTGGATGATGTATTATATACCGGCAGAAGCACCCGCGCGGCTATGGATGCTATAATGGATTTTGCGCGCCCCAAGTGCATTCAACTTGCAGTGCTGATTGACAGGGGCCACCGCGAACTGCCTATCCAAGCGGACTATGTAGGCAAAAAAATTGAATCAGAATACTCTGACCAGGTCCAGGTAAAGTTGAAAGAAATTGATAAAAATGATAAAGTAGTAATACTGAATGTTGATAAGAAATGAAGCTAAAAACTAAAGACCTTTTAGGGCTTGAATATTTATCCAAGGAAGATATTGAACTTATTTTGGATACGGCCGTTCCTTTCAAACAGCTTTTTACTAGGTCTATTAAAAAAGTTCCGACACTCCGCGGTAAAACAGTAGCCCTGCTTTTTTACGAACCCTCCACGCGCACGAGAGCTTCCTTTGAATTAGCATCAAAAAGATTGTCGGCGGATACCTTAAATATTACGGTGGCTAGTTCCAGCGTGGTAAAAGGCGAGAGCCTTATAGATACCGGAAAAACGCTTGAAGCCATGAAATCAGATTTTGTGATTATAAGGCATTCTATGTCAGGCGCAGCGCACGTGCTTGCCAGGAATATCTCAAGCCATATTTTAAATGCCGGAGACGGATTTCACGAACATCCCACCCAGGGACTGTTGGATATGTATACTATTCGTGATAAAAAAGGCAAAATAAAAGGATTAAAAGTCGTAATTGTCGGAGATATTATGCATAGCCGGGTAGCCCGTTCAAATATTTGGGGCCTCACAAAACTTGGCGCCCAGGTCACGGTTTGCGCTCCTCCTACTCTTATACCTCCGGATATTCAAAAAACCGGAGTGAAGATATCCTATAACCTGGACGAAGCTCTCAAGGATGCAGACGTGGTAAATGTTTTGCGCCTGCAGCTTGAAAGGCAAAAAGAAAATTTATTGCCCTCATTAAGGGAATATACCCTGCTTTACGGATTAGATAAAAACCGTCTATTAAAAGCTAAAAAAAATGTATTGATTCTTCACCCGGGGCCCATGAACCGCGGCGTGGAAATAACTTCAGATGTGGCTGACGGCCCTAATGCGGTAATAAACGAACAGGTCACAAACGGTATTGCTGTCAGAATGGCGGTGCTTTATCTGCTTTCAGGCCAGGAAGGCGTAAAGGGCGGGGAACGAATCAATGAAAAGGAACAATAATATAAATGGCAAATAAACTTTTAATTAAAAATGGCCGCGTTATAGACCCCTCATCACGGATAGATAAAATTACCGATGTCCTTGTTTATAACGGCAAAGTTGTTAAACTGGGGAAAATAAGAAACAGCGCTAATACAAAAATTATCGATGCGAAAAATAAAATTGTCGTACCGGGAATTATTGATATCCACACGCATTTGCGCGAGCCGGGCCATGAAGAAGAAGAAACTATCGAATCCGGTTGTAAAGCGGCAGCTGCAGGCGGAGTTACCTCCGTCCTGTGCATGGCAAACACGCATCCTGTAATAGATAACCAGACAGCGGTAGAATTTATCCTTATGAAGGCCTTGAATGACGGCATAGTCAATGTTTTCCCGATAGGCGCTGTTACAAAAGGCTCGCTTGGCGGGGAATTGGCGGAGATAGGCGAGCTGAAAAATGCCGGAGTAGTAGCAATTTCTGACGACGGTAACCCCATACTCAACGCGCTTGTAATGCGCCGGGCCCTTGAATATTCAAAAATGTTCGGCATTCCGGTCATTTCCCACTGCGAGGACAATAATCTCACAAAAGACGGCGTTATGAACGAAGGTTACATGTCAACGTTGCTGGGATTGAGAGGTATTCCGAAGGAATCAGAAGAAGTGATGGTTTCCCGGGACATAATCCTGGCCAATCTTACAGGCGGGTACCTGCATATTGCCCACGTAAGTACAAAGGGGACCGTTGAACTTATACGCAATGCGAAAAAAAACGGCATAAAAATAACAGCGGAAACCTGCCCTCATTATTTTTCTTTAACAGATGAATGCGTAAAGACTTACGACACCAATACAAAAGTTAGGCCGCCGCTGAGGACAAAGGAAGATGTTGAAGCAATCGTGCAAGGATTAAAAGACGGCACCATTGACTGTATAGCCTCCGACCATGCTCCTCATACGCAGGAAGAAAAAAACAAGGAGTATGACCTGGCGCCCTTCGGGATGATCGGCCTTGAAACGCTTTTACCCGTGACAATTACTTATCTTTTAAAAAACAAAAAATTAACTTTGAATCAAATGATAACAAAACTTACCTCAAACCCTGCAAAAATATTCAAACTGGAAGGACGGGGCACGCTTAAACCCGGTTCAATTGCTGACATTACTTTGATTGATCTGCATAAGGAAGCTATAATCGAGGATTTTGTAGCTAAGAGTAAAAATTCTCCTTTTTTAAACTGGAAACTCGAAGGATTTCCTGTAACAACGATAGTAAACGGAAAAGTAGTAATGGATAATGGCAAAATTATATCAAAGTAATGTTAAAATCATTGAGAATAAAACACTCTCGCCAAATATAAAACTTCTTGTCTTTTCCAATTCCTTAATTGCGAAAGAATCTTTTCCCGGAAAATTTCTAAGCATAGACTGTTCGCCTTCAACTTTTTTCAGGCGCCCTTTCTGTATTTCCGGCATAAACGGTATTAAGATAGAAATTTTATACAGAATAATAGGCCCGGGTACAAAGGTGCTGGCGGAGAAAAGGAAAGGCGATATTCTAAATGTTTTCGGCCCCCTGGGCAACGGTTTTCCAAAAGAGGCAATTAAACCTAAAATCACGCCGGTCCTTATAGCCGGAGGTACCGGCATTGCTTCACTGCGGTATTTGGCGCAAAAGTTTAATAAACCGGGGATATTGTTTTATGGCGCCAAAACAAAGAAAGAAATACCTCCAGGAGCCATTGAGATATTCAAAAAGAAAAAATGGCAGATTAATATATCAACCGACGATGGTTCACTCGGTGCCAAATGTAATGTTTGTGAATTGTTTAATGGCAGCAGTTTTGGAACTCAAACCGTAGTTTTCGCTTGCGGGCCCAAGCCCATGCTCAAAGAAGTGATAAAAATCACAGAAAAAAACAGTTTAAAGTGTTTCATTTCTTTGGAAGAAAAAATGGCCTGCGGTGTAGGCGCCTGCCGGGGGTGTGTAACAAAAGTCAAAAACTTCCAATCAAAATATGCGTTGGAAGAATTTGTATACAAAACAGTCTGCAAAGACGGCCCGGTTTTTGATTCAAAAGAGATAATATTGGACTGATAACATGAAACTCGAAACCAATTTTATAGGCTTAAAATTAAAAAATCCGGTGTTTGTGGCAAGCGGGATAATCGGTTTTGGAGAAGAATATTCAAGGCTCTTCAATATAAACCTGCTTGGAGGCATAATAACTAAAACCATAACAGTGAGCCCAAGAAAAGGC
Proteins encoded in this window:
- the pyrR gene encoding bifunctional pyr operon transcriptional regulator/uracil phosphoribosyltransferase PyrR codes for the protein MSSRVILTAKEINTAIKHLADEIIQVNQNLNDIVIIGIVTRGVCLAERLIKEINKAKGTNLKIGSLDITFYRDDLNSIATQPIAKETQIPFDLTDKIIILVDDVLYTGRSTRAAMDAIMDFARPKCIQLAVLIDRGHRELPIQADYVGKKIESEYSDQVQVKLKEIDKNDKVVILNVDKK
- a CDS encoding aspartate carbamoyltransferase catalytic subunit encodes the protein MKLKTKDLLGLEYLSKEDIELILDTAVPFKQLFTRSIKKVPTLRGKTVALLFYEPSTRTRASFELASKRLSADTLNITVASSSVVKGESLIDTGKTLEAMKSDFVIIRHSMSGAAHVLARNISSHILNAGDGFHEHPTQGLLDMYTIRDKKGKIKGLKVVIVGDIMHSRVARSNIWGLTKLGAQVTVCAPPTLIPPDIQKTGVKISYNLDEALKDADVVNVLRLQLERQKENLLPSLREYTLLYGLDKNRLLKAKKNVLILHPGPMNRGVEITSDVADGPNAVINEQVTNGIAVRMAVLYLLSGQEGVKGGERINEKEQ
- a CDS encoding dihydroorotase; this encodes MANKLLIKNGRVIDPSSRIDKITDVLVYNGKVVKLGKIRNSANTKIIDAKNKIVVPGIIDIHTHLREPGHEEEETIESGCKAAAAGGVTSVLCMANTHPVIDNQTAVEFILMKALNDGIVNVFPIGAVTKGSLGGELAEIGELKNAGVVAISDDGNPILNALVMRRALEYSKMFGIPVISHCEDNNLTKDGVMNEGYMSTLLGLRGIPKESEEVMVSRDIILANLTGGYLHIAHVSTKGTVELIRNAKKNGIKITAETCPHYFSLTDECVKTYDTNTKVRPPLRTKEDVEAIVQGLKDGTIDCIASDHAPHTQEEKNKEYDLAPFGMIGLETLLPVTITYLLKNKKLTLNQMITKLTSNPAKIFKLEGRGTLKPGSIADITLIDLHKEAIIEDFVAKSKNSPFLNWKLEGFPVTTIVNGKVVMDNGKIISK
- a CDS encoding dihydroorotate dehydrogenase electron transfer subunit — its product is MAKLYQSNVKIIENKTLSPNIKLLVFSNSLIAKESFPGKFLSIDCSPSTFFRRPFCISGINGIKIEILYRIIGPGTKVLAEKRKGDILNVFGPLGNGFPKEAIKPKITPVLIAGGTGIASLRYLAQKFNKPGILFYGAKTKKEIPPGAIEIFKKKKWQINISTDDGSLGAKCNVCELFNGSSFGTQTVVFACGPKPMLKEVIKITEKNSLKCFISLEEKMACGVGACRGCVTKVKNFQSKYALEEFVYKTVCKDGPVFDSKEIILD